A region of Nostoc sp. 'Peltigera membranacea cyanobiont' N6 DNA encodes the following proteins:
- a CDS encoding UbiD family decarboxylase produces the protein MARDLRGFIKILEERGQLRRISALVDPDLEIAEISNRMLQKGGPGLLFENVKGASFPVAVNLMGTVERICWAMNMQHPEELETLGKKLSMLQQPKPPKKISQAIDFGKVLFDVVKAKPGRDFFPACQQVVLQGNNLDLNKLPLIRPYCGDAGKIITLGLVITKDCETGTPNVGVYRLQLQSKNTMTVHWLSVRGGARHLRKAAERGKKLEVAIALGVDPLIIMAAATPIPVDLSEWLFAGLYGGSGVQLAKCKTVDLEVPADSEFVLEGTITPGEVLPDGPFGDHMGYYGGVEDSPLVRFECMTHRKNPIYLTTFSGRPPKEEAMMAIALNRIYTPILRQQVSEIVDFFLPMEALSYKAAIISIDKAYPGQARRAALAFWSALPQFTYTKFVIVVDKDINIRDPRQVVWAISSKVDPVRDVFILPNTPFDTLDFASEKIGLGGRMGIDATTKIPPETDHEWGSPLESDPDVAAMVERRWAEYGLAELQLGEVDPNLFGYDMR, from the coding sequence ATGGCGAGAGACTTACGGGGATTCATTAAAATTCTAGAAGAAAGAGGACAATTACGGCGGATTTCAGCTTTAGTTGACCCAGACTTAGAAATTGCTGAGATTTCCAACCGGATGCTGCAAAAAGGTGGACCAGGGTTGTTGTTTGAAAATGTCAAAGGCGCTTCCTTTCCGGTGGCGGTGAATTTGATGGGAACTGTAGAAAGGATTTGTTGGGCGATGAATATGCAGCATCCAGAGGAGTTGGAAACTCTGGGGAAAAAACTGAGTATGCTACAACAACCAAAACCGCCGAAGAAGATTTCCCAAGCCATAGATTTTGGCAAAGTGCTGTTTGATGTGGTAAAGGCGAAACCAGGACGGGACTTTTTCCCCGCTTGTCAGCAAGTTGTGCTTCAAGGTAATAATTTAGATTTAAACAAGTTACCTTTGATACGTCCTTATTGTGGTGATGCTGGCAAGATTATCACGCTGGGACTGGTAATTACCAAAGATTGTGAGACGGGTACACCAAATGTAGGTGTGTATCGCTTGCAACTACAATCGAAAAATACGATGACTGTTCACTGGTTATCGGTGCGGGGTGGTGCGAGGCATTTGCGAAAAGCGGCGGAACGTGGGAAGAAATTAGAAGTTGCGATCGCACTTGGTGTAGATCCTCTAATTATTATGGCAGCTGCCACGCCCATCCCTGTAGATTTATCAGAATGGCTGTTTGCTGGACTATACGGTGGTTCTGGTGTGCAGTTGGCGAAGTGTAAAACCGTCGATTTGGAAGTTCCCGCAGATTCAGAATTTGTCTTGGAAGGAACGATTACACCAGGAGAAGTCTTACCAGATGGCCCCTTTGGCGATCACATGGGTTATTACGGCGGTGTGGAAGATTCGCCATTGGTACGCTTTGAGTGTATGACACACCGGAAAAATCCGATTTACTTAACAACATTTAGCGGTCGTCCACCTAAAGAAGAAGCGATGATGGCGATCGCACTAAATCGTATTTATACGCCCATACTGCGCCAACAAGTATCAGAAATTGTCGATTTCTTCCTCCCAATGGAAGCTTTAAGTTACAAAGCAGCGATTATTTCCATTGATAAAGCATATCCCGGACAAGCGCGACGAGCAGCTTTAGCTTTTTGGAGTGCTTTACCACAATTTACTTACACTAAATTTGTAATTGTTGTAGATAAAGACATCAATATTCGCGATCCCCGTCAAGTAGTGTGGGCGATTAGTTCCAAAGTTGACCCAGTACGAGATGTGTTTATTTTGCCGAATACACCGTTTGATACGTTGGATTTTGCTAGTGAAAAGATTGGCTTAGGTGGACGGATGGGAATTGATGCGACTACAAAGATTCCGCCCGAAACAGACCATGAATGGGGTTCGCCTTTGGAATCTGACCCAGATGTGGCGGCGATGGTAGAGAGGCGATGGGCGGAGTATGGTTTAGCAGAGTTGCAGTTGGGAGAAGTAGACCCAAATTTGTTTGGCTATGATATGAGGTAA
- the treZ gene encoding malto-oligosyltrehalose trehalohydrolase, giving the protein MRIGANYLGNGECEFTVWSPLLDGVTVKILTPEEQLIPLKPQSEGYWQTKVSDVYPGTLYQYVLNGQDTFADPASQYQPEGVHGPSQIVDPQFEWTDEGWAGIPVESMIFYELHVGTFTPEGTFSAIIPRLPELRELGINAIEIMPIAQFPGDTHVEASLAYRNWGYDGVYPFAVQNSYGSPAELKELVNACHQHNIAVVLDVVYNHFGPEGNYMSQFAPYFTKTYKTPWGEALNFDDAHSQGVRNYFIENALYWLGEFHIDALRLDAIQAIYDLGAKHFLQELAEAVHHFSQQGQKWKRHLIAESDLNNPQIIRPVELGGYGIDAQWSDDFHHSLHTLLTGDRQGYYHDFGKLADLAKAYNDSFVYDWKYSPDRKRFHGISCRDRNFSQFTVCIQNHDQIGNQMKGERLTERISFEGLKLAAGAVLLSPNLPLLFMGEEYGETAPFIYFVSHSDPDLIQAVRAGRKQEFEAFHYADDPPDPESAETFLKSKLNWQLHNEGNHKVLWNWYRQLINLRKTHPALLNQDRNFIEATSDEDKQVVIVRRWCESSELIFVMNFNSSSVKVTLPIQQNANKLLDSADTSWSGHGSEAAEHLSPGEEVELRPTSLVLYEKG; this is encoded by the coding sequence GTGAGAATTGGTGCTAACTACTTGGGTAACGGAGAGTGTGAATTTACAGTTTGGTCTCCGCTATTAGATGGTGTTACAGTAAAAATTTTAACTCCAGAAGAACAGTTAATTCCCCTCAAACCTCAGTCTGAGGGATACTGGCAAACGAAAGTCAGCGATGTGTATCCGGGTACGCTTTATCAGTATGTCTTAAATGGCCAAGATACTTTTGCCGATCCCGCATCGCAGTATCAACCGGAAGGGGTACATGGCCCGTCTCAAATTGTCGATCCGCAGTTTGAATGGACAGATGAAGGGTGGGCAGGTATTCCTGTGGAGTCGATGATTTTTTATGAACTCCACGTTGGGACTTTTACACCGGAAGGAACTTTCAGTGCGATTATTCCCCGCTTACCGGAACTGCGGGAACTGGGAATTAATGCCATTGAAATCATGCCCATCGCCCAGTTTCCGGGAGACACTCATGTTGAAGCCTCTCTGGCATATCGCAACTGGGGTTATGACGGCGTTTACCCTTTTGCTGTTCAAAATTCTTACGGTAGCCCAGCCGAACTGAAGGAACTGGTAAATGCTTGCCACCAACACAATATTGCTGTAGTGCTGGATGTGGTGTATAACCACTTTGGGCCAGAAGGCAACTACATGAGCCAGTTCGCGCCCTACTTTACTAAAACCTATAAAACGCCGTGGGGCGAAGCGCTGAATTTCGACGATGCCCATAGTCAGGGTGTGCGAAATTATTTTATCGAAAATGCCCTTTACTGGTTGGGCGAATTCCACATTGATGCATTGAGACTTGATGCAATTCAGGCAATTTACGACTTGGGAGCCAAGCATTTTTTGCAAGAATTGGCGGAAGCAGTTCATCATTTCTCACAACAAGGACAAAAATGGAAACGCCATTTAATTGCTGAAAGCGATTTGAACAATCCGCAAATTATTCGTCCGGTAGAATTGGGTGGATATGGAATCGATGCCCAATGGAGTGATGACTTTCACCATTCATTGCACACCCTGTTGACAGGCGATCGCCAAGGATATTATCACGATTTTGGGAAGCTTGCTGATTTGGCAAAAGCTTACAATGATAGTTTTGTCTACGATTGGAAGTATTCGCCCGATCGCAAAAGATTTCATGGCATAAGTTGCCGCGATCGCAATTTCTCACAGTTTACAGTCTGCATTCAGAATCACGATCAAATCGGCAATCAAATGAAAGGAGAACGCCTCACTGAGAGGATCTCTTTTGAAGGATTGAAGTTAGCTGCTGGCGCTGTGCTACTCTCGCCTAATTTACCTCTGTTATTTATGGGAGAGGAATATGGAGAAACTGCACCCTTCATTTACTTTGTTAGTCACTCCGATCCCGATTTGATTCAAGCAGTTCGAGCCGGACGCAAACAAGAATTTGAAGCATTTCACTATGCAGACGATCCCCCAGATCCCGAATCGGCAGAAACTTTCCTAAAGTCTAAACTCAATTGGCAATTACACAATGAAGGTAATCACAAAGTTCTGTGGAATTGGTATCGCCAGTTAATTAATTTACGCAAGACGCATCCAGCCCTTTTAAATCAAGACCGCAATTTCATCGAAGCGACTAGCGATGAAGATAAGCAGGTGGTCATCGTGCGTCGTTGGTGCGAATCAAGCGAACTAATATTTGTGATGAATTTTAATTCGTCTTCAGTGAAAGTAACTCTGCCAATTCAGCAAAATGCTAATAAGTTGTTAGACTCTGCTGATACCTCATGGTCTGGCCATGGTTCTGAAGCTGCTGAACATCTATCTCCGGGAGAAGAAGTGGAATTGCGACCTACTAGTTTAGTACTGTATGAAAAAGGATGA
- the treY gene encoding malto-oligosyltrehalose synthase, translating into MRIPTATYRIQFTPQFGFDNAKAIASYLADLGISDLYASPIFKARSGSTHGYDIVDATQLNPELGTNESFDALVGEVQSLGMGWLQDIVPNHMAYSSENDYLMDILEHGPDSSYTDYFDLSWNAPFGDRQERILAPLLGDFYGASLENGHIQLQYEQNGLTVNYYSLKLPLRLESYTKFITHNLGKLTRTLGRNHPDFIKLLGILYILKSVPSEVAGKQRQDQIAFIKGLVWELYTTNDAIHEFIDENIQTFNGEPGNSESFNLLDELLNDQFYRLAFWKVGAEEMNYRRFFTVNELISVKVEEVRVFNNTHSLIQKLVEEGKFTGLRIDHIDGLYNPIQYLERLREKTGDVYITVEKILELTEELPENWAIEGTSGYDFLNYVNGVFCQTENESSFDKIYQNFIGSRADYASIVKDKKHLILEKNLAGDIDNLALLLKNISSKYRYGNDFTLNGLKRAIAEVLTLFPIYRTYITPDGIGDSDRATIQEVINQAKEQTPLLQHELTFIEKLMLLEFDNSLTQTEREQWIYFVLRMQQYSGPLMAKGVEDTTLYVYNRLLSLNEVGGNPSHFGIELAKFHAFNKQHQATWPHTMNTTATHDTKRGEDVRARLNVLSEIPEDWDRQVNTWSAINRGNRSHRHGFAMPDRNDEYFIYQTFVGAFPFAEQEHASFVERVKDYIIKAIREAKVHTAWLRPDSEYEQACTSFIEKVLDPSISEEFLKAFHPFQQRIAEYGIFNSLSQTLLKITAPGVPDLYQGTELWELSLVDPDNRRPVDFEQRRTYLSAIRKEVKTDILGLIQELLNDKTDGKIKLFLTAQLLQARTNYVSLFQDGDYLPLEVQGTYANHIIAFARREGNQTAIAIAPRFLTSFIQPGDNPLGESVWQDTHLQLPPGTPLSWTNVLTQQPLQATETLSIGSALAHFPVALLVSSAE; encoded by the coding sequence ATGCGAATTCCTACCGCCACCTATCGAATTCAGTTTACACCCCAGTTTGGTTTTGACAATGCTAAAGCGATCGCATCTTATCTAGCAGATTTGGGTATTTCCGATTTATATGCCTCCCCCATTTTCAAAGCCCGATCTGGGAGTACCCACGGTTACGATATAGTAGATGCCACTCAACTTAACCCAGAACTGGGAACGAATGAATCCTTTGATGCCTTAGTTGGCGAAGTCCAATCTCTAGGTATGGGCTGGTTACAAGATATTGTGCCCAACCACATGGCCTATAGCAGCGAAAACGATTACTTGATGGACATATTGGAACACGGCCCAGATTCCAGTTATACTGACTACTTCGATCTTTCTTGGAATGCTCCCTTTGGCGATCGCCAAGAGCGAATCCTCGCACCGCTACTAGGAGATTTCTATGGTGCATCCCTCGAAAACGGACATATTCAACTTCAATACGAACAAAACGGTTTAACCGTAAACTATTACAGCTTAAAACTGCCGCTAAGATTAGAATCTTATACAAAATTTATTACCCATAATTTGGGCAAACTCACACGCACACTCGGACGCAATCATCCCGATTTTATTAAACTATTAGGGATTTTGTATATTCTCAAAAGTGTGCCCTCAGAAGTCGCAGGAAAACAGCGACAAGACCAAATCGCATTTATTAAAGGATTGGTTTGGGAACTCTACACCACAAACGATGCCATCCACGAATTCATTGACGAAAATATTCAAACTTTCAACGGAGAACCAGGTAATTCAGAAAGCTTTAACTTGCTAGATGAATTACTAAATGACCAGTTTTACCGTCTCGCCTTCTGGAAAGTCGGGGCGGAAGAAATGAACTATCGCCGTTTCTTTACCGTCAACGAACTTATTTCCGTTAAAGTTGAAGAAGTGCGAGTTTTTAATAACACTCATAGCCTAATTCAAAAGCTAGTTGAAGAGGGCAAATTTACCGGCTTACGCATTGACCATATTGATGGACTCTATAACCCAATCCAGTATCTAGAAAGGCTGCGGGAAAAAACGGGAGATGTTTATATCACGGTCGAAAAGATTTTAGAACTCACTGAAGAATTGCCAGAAAACTGGGCAATCGAAGGGACATCTGGATATGACTTTCTTAACTATGTAAATGGCGTATTTTGTCAAACTGAAAATGAATCATCCTTCGATAAAATCTACCAGAATTTTATTGGTTCAAGAGCAGATTATGCCTCGATAGTGAAGGATAAAAAGCACCTGATCCTAGAAAAGAATTTAGCGGGTGATATTGACAATTTGGCTCTTTTGTTAAAGAACATTTCTAGTAAATATCGTTATGGCAATGATTTTACGCTGAATGGCTTGAAAAGAGCGATCGCTGAAGTTCTAACCCTGTTCCCAATTTACCGTACCTACATTACCCCCGATGGAATTGGGGATAGCGATCGCGCTACCATTCAAGAAGTAATTAACCAAGCCAAAGAACAAACGCCCCTGTTGCAGCACGAACTGACCTTTATTGAAAAGTTAATGCTGCTTGAGTTTGATAACTCTCTGACTCAAACAGAACGCGAACAGTGGATATATTTTGTCTTGCGGATGCAGCAATATAGCGGGCCGCTAATGGCCAAAGGTGTAGAAGACACCACATTATATGTTTACAATCGCTTGCTGTCGCTAAATGAAGTCGGGGGAAATCCCAGTCATTTTGGGATTGAATTAGCCAAATTTCATGCCTTTAACAAACAGCACCAAGCAACTTGGCCTCACACAATGAACACCACAGCTACCCACGACACCAAACGCGGCGAAGATGTGCGGGCCAGGTTGAATGTGTTGTCAGAAATCCCAGAAGATTGGGATCGGCAGGTAAATACCTGGAGTGCTATTAATCGAGGAAATCGCAGTCATCGCCACGGGTTTGCTATGCCCGATCGCAACGATGAGTATTTTATCTATCAAACCTTTGTAGGGGCGTTTCCTTTTGCGGAACAAGAACACGCATCCTTCGTGGAACGAGTCAAAGATTATATAATTAAGGCAATTAGAGAAGCAAAAGTGCATACAGCATGGTTGCGACCTGATAGCGAGTACGAACAAGCTTGTACTTCCTTTATTGAGAAGGTACTCGATCCTTCCATCTCCGAGGAATTTCTAAAAGCCTTTCATCCCTTTCAACAGCGAATTGCAGAGTATGGTATTTTCAATTCCCTTTCTCAAACTCTCCTGAAGATTACCGCACCCGGCGTACCCGACTTGTACCAAGGAACAGAACTTTGGGAACTCAGTCTAGTAGATCCAGATAACCGCCGTCCCGTGGATTTTGAACAGCGACGTACTTACTTAAGTGCCATCCGCAAAGAGGTGAAAACAGATATTCTCGGACTGATTCAGGAGTTATTAAACGACAAAACAGACGGTAAAATCAAACTGTTTTTAACGGCTCAATTACTCCAAGCTAGAACAAACTATGTCTCATTATTCCAGGATGGCGACTATCTGCCCTTAGAAGTTCAGGGAACTTATGCCAATCACATTATCGCCTTTGCACGGCGGGAAGGGAATCAAACAGCGATCGCGATCGCGCCTCGCTTTTTAACCAGTTTCATCCAACCCGGAGACAACCCTTTAGGTGAGTCAGTTTGGCAAGATACGCACCTGCAACTCCCCCCTGGAACTCCCCTCTCCTGGACAAACGTCCTCACTCAGCAACCCTTACAAGCTACAGAAACCCTATCCATCGGTTCAGCCCTCGCCCATTTCCCAGTTGCTTTGTTAGTTAGTAGCGCAGAGTGA
- a CDS encoding trehalase family glycosidase gives MTTPPQLSTTQINKVRFHIKKTWKTLTRSHEHLLQSAKDTKLDHKTNTPWIVYISPLEDCPDIQRVLERSLYPKDMQQLEIRTLPSEVEAIKQHGLLYLPGPYVVPGGRFNEMYGWDSYFILLGLLHDEEWELAQNQVDQLLYQVKHYGTILNANRTYMLSRSQPPVLSMMVLALFQHTQDEEWLRSTVPLLEQFYYYWVVPPHLNPGTGLSRFYAFGEGPAPEVVFSERDEEGKSHYDRVKEYYQTNEVDDYDVNLYYDRENDKLTHLFYKADRTMRESGFDITNRFGPFSADILHYAPVCLNTLLYQVEQDLAQINAILGNEQLEKQWRDRGGYRRDRIDQFLWNEERGLYCDYHFQSGKRRCYEFATTFYPLWLGISSQAQAQRVVENLSLFEAPGGILTSTHVTGNQWDAPFGWAPLTLIAVQGLHRYGFHTEGDRIANKFLAMVVKEFERHNTLVEKYDVERCSANVSDDISFGYSSNEVGFGWTNGVILELLAARGKK, from the coding sequence ATGACCACTCCCCCACAACTTAGTACCACGCAGATAAACAAAGTGCGCTTCCATATCAAAAAAACGTGGAAAACCTTAACGCGATCGCACGAACACTTATTACAATCTGCCAAGGATACCAAACTAGACCACAAAACCAATACTCCTTGGATTGTCTACATTTCCCCTTTAGAAGATTGTCCCGACATTCAGCGTGTGTTAGAGCGATCGCTATATCCCAAAGATATGCAACAGCTCGAAATTCGCACTTTGCCGTCAGAAGTGGAAGCGATTAAACAGCATGGCTTACTATACCTACCAGGGCCTTATGTTGTACCAGGTGGTCGATTTAACGAAATGTATGGCTGGGACAGCTACTTTATATTACTAGGACTTTTGCACGATGAGGAATGGGAGCTAGCGCAAAACCAGGTTGACCAATTATTGTACCAGGTGAAGCATTACGGCACTATCCTCAATGCCAACCGGACTTATATGCTGTCGCGATCGCAACCCCCTGTCCTCAGCATGATGGTTTTGGCATTATTCCAGCACACCCAGGATGAAGAGTGGTTGAGATCGACCGTACCCCTGCTAGAACAATTTTACTATTACTGGGTAGTACCGCCCCATTTGAATCCTGGAACCGGCTTATCCAGATTTTATGCCTTTGGCGAAGGCCCCGCGCCAGAAGTTGTGTTCTCCGAGCGAGATGAGGAGGGAAAAAGCCACTACGATCGCGTCAAGGAATATTACCAAACCAATGAGGTTGACGATTACGACGTTAATCTTTACTACGATCGGGAAAATGATAAACTGACCCACCTATTTTACAAAGCCGATCGCACCATGCGCGAGTCCGGTTTTGATATCACCAACCGATTTGGCCCCTTCAGTGCTGATATCCTCCACTATGCTCCTGTGTGCCTCAACACTTTGCTATATCAGGTAGAACAAGACTTAGCGCAAATTAACGCTATTTTAGGGAACGAACAACTAGAAAAACAATGGCGCGATCGCGGCGGATATCGGCGCGATCGGATCGATCAATTTCTCTGGAATGAAGAACGAGGACTCTATTGCGACTATCACTTCCAGAGTGGAAAACGCCGTTGCTACGAATTTGCCACCACATTCTATCCCCTGTGGCTAGGAATTTCTTCTCAAGCCCAAGCCCAGCGCGTCGTGGAAAATCTCTCTTTGTTTGAAGCCCCAGGCGGAATTCTTACCAGTACTCATGTCACCGGAAACCAATGGGATGCTCCCTTCGGTTGGGCACCACTGACATTAATTGCTGTGCAAGGACTTCACCGTTATGGGTTTCATACAGAAGGCGATCGCATTGCCAATAAATTTCTGGCTATGGTGGTTAAAGAATTCGAGCGTCATAACACCCTAGTTGAGAAATATGATGTTGAACGCTGTTCTGCCAACGTTTCTGACGATATTTCCTTTGGATACAGTTCTAACGAAGTTGGCTTTGGCTGGACAAATGGAGTAATTCTCGAACTCCTAGCAGCCCGTGGGAAAAAGTGA
- a CDS encoding biotin carboxylase produces MRLRSLTVVLISCFIAFLSLAIAPSAVALTQIRLFDVTYKDCPPELAKGAVISSGSAAANCFIVIGKAENGTNKTVYDADIFGRIYDANNDSVMQNRTRLGSIAEVPTGISDFELRISVPANQPTPLKLKQFKAAGFSGQVRR; encoded by the coding sequence ATGCGGTTGCGCTCACTCACGGTTGTTTTGATTTCCTGTTTCATCGCATTTCTATCGTTGGCGATCGCTCCCTCTGCTGTAGCGTTGACACAGATTAGATTATTTGATGTTACTTATAAGGATTGTCCGCCAGAACTAGCAAAAGGGGCTGTAATTAGTAGTGGTAGCGCAGCTGCTAATTGCTTTATTGTTATTGGCAAGGCAGAAAATGGCACTAATAAAACAGTCTACGATGCAGATATTTTTGGACGCATCTATGATGCTAATAATGACTCAGTGATGCAAAACCGCACTCGTTTAGGTTCTATTGCTGAAGTCCCAACAGGTATTAGCGATTTTGAGTTGAGAATTTCTGTACCTGCCAATCAGCCTACTCCGTTGAAGCTAAAGCAGTTTAAAGCAGCTGGATTTAGCGGTCAAGTGCGTAGATAA